The nucleotide sequence ATACCATAGCAACCCATCTGCAGCGGCGCAGGCTTGCCATTTTCGTCGAGGAAGGTGGCTTTCATGCTTTCCGAGTACGCCGTACCCAGCTGGAACACGTGGCCCACTTCGATGCCGCGCTCGATGGCGAGCAAGCCCTGGCCGTCCGGCGAAGCGTCGCCGGCGACGACATTGCGCAAGTCGGCCACAATGGCCGGCTCGGCCACGTCACGGCCCCAGTTGGCGCCCGTGTAGTGGTAACCGGCGTCATTCGCGCCGCAAACGAAGTCGCTCATATGGGCGACCGTGCGGTCCGCCACCACGGTGACGGGTGCTTGCGTGCCGATCGGGCCCAGATAGCCGGGAATCGTGCCATAGACTTCCAGAATTTCCGCTTCGGTCGAGAAACGATGGCCGGCCAGACCGGCAACCTTGCCTACCTTGATCTCGTTCAATTCATGGTCGCCGCGCAGCAGCAGCATGAAATGCTGTTTCGTGACTTTCTCGTCCTTGCCCGTCGTTTCCACCGTCAGTGCGATGGTTTTCACGGTTTGCGACAGATCGATCCCCAGCAAGGCGGCTACGGTTTCGCACTTGACGGTGTCCGGCGTGGCCGTTTTTGTCAGCGCCTGGGCAGCAGCTGGGCGCTCGCCCGCTGGCGGCAGCGCTTCGGCCGCTTCCATGTTGGCGGCATAATCGGACGTCGGGCAGTACACGAGCGCATCTTCCCCCGTGTGGGCGATGACGTGGAATTCATGCGAACCGGAACCGCCGATGGCGCCGTTGTCGGCTGCGACAGCGCGGAATTTCAGGCCAAAGCGCGTGAAGATGCGCGTGTAGGCGTCAAACATGACCTTGTACGATGCCTGCATGCCGGCCAGGTCGCGGTCGAAGGAATAGGCGTCCTTCATGGTGAATTCGCGGCCGCGCATCAGGCCGAAGCGGGGACGGCGCTCGTCGCGGAATTTGGTCTGGA is from Janthinobacterium sp. 61 and encodes:
- a CDS encoding proline--tRNA ligase, translated to MRASRFFISTLKDAPSDAEIVSHQLMMRAGMIKRLGSGIYTYMPMGLRVIRKVEAIIRDEMNKAAGIELLMPLVQPAELWQETGRWTKMGDELMRVKDRHGREYAIQPTSEEVITDVVRTEIKSYRQLPLNFYHIQTKFRDERRPRFGLMRGREFTMKDAYSFDRDLAGMQASYKVMFDAYTRIFTRFGLKFRAVAADNGAIGGSGSHEFHVIAHTGEDALVYCPTSDYAANMEAAEALPPAGERPAAAQALTKTATPDTVKCETVAALLGIDLSQTVKTIALTVETTGKDEKVTKQHFMLLLRGDHELNEIKVGKVAGLAGHRFSTEAEILEVYGTIPGYLGPIGTQAPVTVVADRTVAHMSDFVCGANDAGYHYTGANWGRDVAEPAIVADLRNVVAGDASPDGQGLLAIERGIEVGHVFQLGTAYSESMKATFLDENGKPAPLQMGCYGIGVTRILGAAIEQNFDDKGIIWPASIAPFEVVLCPMGMDRSELVKEETEKLYAALQGAGVDVIVDDRGLRPGAMFADWELIGVPHRIVIGERGLKEGKLEYQGRRDAEATGVAPDEIVAFIQGKMAQ